ACAGGAAGAAGAAGCTTGAAAGTTCGCTGACAGCGCTTAAAGAGGCCCTGCGGTTCTGGACATTTGACTTGACCCCGGATAATTATGCCCGGGCACAATATAATCTTGGCGCGGCATTGACGGACCGATCCATGCTTGTTACCGGCGAAGAGAAAAGACAAAAGCTCAATGAAGCTGTCATAGCGTGCCGGGAAGCTCTGCGTGCAAGGACCTTAGCCGCGACTCCCGACGCTTATGCCACGACACAAGGGCTTTTTGGACTGATCCTGAAGAGTCAGGCCACATTCCTTTCCGGAGAAGAGAAACGGAAAAAACTTGAGGAAGCGGCAACGGCGCTCCGGGAAGTCCTGAAGGTCCACACATACGATTCCTCTCCCCATGATTATGCCACAACACAGAACAATCTCGGAAGCGCACTTCAGCACCAGACAATGCTCCTTGCCGGGGAAGAAAAACGCAAAAAACTCAAAGAGGCGGCCGCGGCGTACAAAGAATCTCTCCGGGTGGACACTTTTGAGACCTCTCCTTCCAATTATGCCATAAGCCAGAATAATCTCGGCAATGTGATAAAAGAACAAACCGAGTTTGCGGCGGGTGAGGAGAAGCTGCGCATATTTGACGAAGCGATAGCGGCCTATGCCGAAGTTCTGCGGGTTTACACTTTTGAGTCGGCCCCCACCCAATATGCCATCACACAATTCAATCTTGGAGGGGTGCTGGTGAAACAAGCCAAGTGTTTTACCGGGGAAACAAAACAGGCAATACTTGCGAAATCCGTCGCCGCTTACGGGGAAGCCTTGCGCGTGTTCGATCTTTCTTCGATCCCCGACTACTATGCTATAAGTAAATATGGTCTTGGCAACGCGTTGAGAGACCTGGCGGGCTCGATGACCGGCGGGGAAAAACAAAACATCTTAAACGACGCAGTGGCCTCGTATGCTGAAGCTTTGCGGGTCTTCACCTTTGAGTCGGATCCGGGCGAATACGCCGGCGTCCAAAGCGATCTTGCCGACGCTTTAGCCGGGCAGGCGGAGCTCCTTTTTGGAGATGAAAGGAAGGAAAAGATCGCGCAGGCGATGTCGGCTTATACAGAAGCCCTGAAGGTTTACACAAAAACCGATTATCCGGATTTCCATGCCGAACTGAAAAAGAAAGCCGAAGAATTGAATTCATTTCCGCAGCAATGATCCCGCAGCTTTCAAATTTAAATCCGGCGGCGACCCCGGCAAAGGGTGAAGCCCGTGGGATTTATTTTTTTGATGTTGTACGCCGCAGAAGATTGTTGGCTCGGAGCCTTTTATGAAGGCTTCCAGCATCTTTTTCCTGCAGGTTGACGTTCTCCCGAAAAACCAGACCACGGCCAGGTTTAGATACCGCCCTCTGACGGCGCTTTATGGATAAATCCGCCGCGGGTCTTTTGGCCTAGCTGCGACCGGGTCCAAAGCCTCTGCTCAAAAGAGGGGAATTAATACTAAACTATATGCGGTAGTGATATTTTACAGGAGGGTTCACTGATGAAAAAAGCTGTATATCTTCTGTCGTTGTTCGCGTTCTCGGCCCCGGCTGTCGCCGGCGGTTTCTTAAAACTGGAAAACATGCGGGCAGCTGATTTTAAACTGGGCCCGGTCGCGGCTGTTGTGGTGCCGGTTCCCGCCGCCCCGGTAAAAGAAGACCCCGTGCCGCAGGACCTCGTCAACAAATTCAACAATGCCGCAAATGAACTCCAAATGCTGGAAAACGATATTACCTGGGTCAGGAACGATATCGATAACCTTGAAAGAACGGCCAGCCGGATAATACAAACGAACAGCCAGGATTCTTTTTTCCAGTTCGATCTCCGACGGATGTCCTCGGATATGTCCAGGCGTTTCAGCGATATGCAGCGCGTTTCCTACGAGGTAAAGGACCTGCTGAATGCGGCGCAAAAGGCGAAGCAGCTTAACGATATAGCCAGGAACATGGAGCAGGCCGCCAGCGACATATTGCGCGAAGCGTGGCCCGGCATCCAGGACGCTGCCCAGAGGCTGGAATGGACCATACGCTCCGGCAAGCCCGAGATCATCGGTTATGACGCGCAATGGACCGCGATGGATATTTCACGGTACTCCAGACAGTTCACCGACCAGTCCAGATACACTTATTCCGACGTACAGACCCTTGTGGCTAAAACACAGCCGTAACAATGTATCGGGCACAGTTTAAAAGGGCGTCCGTTCAGGCGGACGCCCTTTTTATTCCTTGCGATTTTCAGGGTAATATCCCAATATCTTGATCGCCCTTAAAATCCCCGGCCGGATTCCGGGGATTTTTGTCCGGGCATGTTCCCGCTGTCATCCGTCCATGCGCCTACTTCAGTTTTTCAAGAACTGCGCTCAAGGCGGCCAATTCCCTCTGCACGCCGCCGGAAGTCCAGTGCCGGCTGCCTTTCAGCGCCTTGATCACTGCCTCCCTGCCGTTCAAGCCTGCGGGGGAAATGCCTCGCAGGAAGCCCCAGACCTTCTGCAGGGCTGCATCCGCGTCTGAGCCGAGTACGGACTTTGCCTTGGCCAGGGCCAGCAGCGCCAGGGCCTGGTCTGCCGCGGACGCCTTCCTGCCGTCAGGTTCGCAAAACGCCCCTGAACTGTCCTGCAGGGAGACCAATTTTCTGAGCAGTCTCGGGGAGGGAGCTGCCAGCAGTTCCCCGGCAAGCCCGGCCACCAGGTTTTCGCCGGCCGCCGGGGCTTCGGGCCCTTTAGCTCCGGGCTTAGCGTTGCCCTGCCAGGGCGAAGCCGCGAATCCGCCGCCGCTGCCGGTTCCATTCCCGGCCGGGGCGGGTACATTTGCGCTGGCGAATTTAGCCTGGGCAAACGCGCCCCGCGCGGAAGCAGCCGAGGATCCCGACAGACCTGCCCCGAAAAACCCTTCATACCTTGTGCCTTCCGGCAGCTCCGACTCGACGGGCACGACCATCGGCTTTTTCCCTTTTGCCGGCGCGGAGCTCTCATCCACGGCCACGAAGGAAGTGTAGCGCGTGACCAGCTTATGCGCCAGGGCGAGCTGTATGATCCGCTCCCGCGCGTCCGGGTCTTCCTTCCTGTAGCTTAAGCGCTCGAGTTCGGTTATGCGGGACCTGGCCCACAGAGGCCCCATGGCGCCGTTGCCAGGCTCCTTTTCGGCGAGGTTTACATTGACGGACATTTTCCAGGGCTTGCCCATCATTTTGCCCTTAAGCAGCACGGGGGCGCTGCCGCTTTTCTCATACCTGGCGTGTATGAGCAGCGGCTGCCCGGCGAACAGGTCCGGGATGAACCCGGGCGAAACGTCGCTGACATCCAGGCCGTTCCAGTCCACCGACAGGTCCGTAAGCACGGGGCGGGAGATCCTGTCATAAAACCTCTCTATGACTTTCTCCAGCTTCGCAGGCTTCCCGTCCTGCCGGACATATTGCACCGTACCTTTGCCCATGACAGCCATTTCTTCCAGCAGGTAGCGGTTGGGCGAGGAACCCACCCCGAGCGGGAAGATGCGGGAATTATTAAGGTGCTCTTTTATGAACGCCAGTATCCGCGCCTCGTCGCCGATATAGCCGTCCGTCATGAAAAGCACGATGCGCAGCCGTTCCGGGTCCTTCGGGAACTCGAGCGCATTGCGGAGGGCGTCCAGCATCTCGGTGCCGCCGCCGCCGTTGAGGCCGTTTATCACGGCGCGGCCGCGCGCCACGTTCAGCGGAGTATTCTTAAGCGGTTTCTCGAAATACAGCTGGTTCCCGGAGGCGAAGCTCATTATCTGGAAGGTATCGCCGGGGTTCATCCCTTCCAGGCAGCGAAGGGCGGTCTCCTTGGCGGTTTCGACGGGAAAACCGCTCATGGAGCCCGAGACGTCCAGGGCGAGAACCAGCTCTTTTGGTGTGACCTGCGTAAGCGGGAAGTCCGCGCCGGGCTGCAGCATAAGCGTCAGGTAGCCTTCCTTGCCGTCCTTGTGCGCGATAACGGCGGCGGCAGCCATCTTTACCTCAGGCTCATAGGTCAGCAGGAAATCCTTGTTCGGGATGCGGTCTTCAGGAGCAAGCGTTATCTCCGCCTTCGCCGGGCCGCCGCTCTTGACCGTTATCTCGTGGGACGAACTGCGGATATTCCTGACCGGCACGCCCGCGTCCAGCCTGACTTCCACAGAGATGTCACGCCCCGACCTTTCACCGGGCTTCACTACCGGGGGGGTTATGCGGGAGGCGTCCGGCACCTGGTCGGTGTCGTCCGACCAGCCGTCGCCCGTTTTGCCTGTTTTTTCGCCGGGAATATAGCGCGGCCCTACGGTCATGGGGAAAACGAATTTATATTCCCCATGGTCGTAAGCCAGGTCCTGTATATATTTAAGCGTTACCCTTATTTCATGGCCGGGGGGGATATTGGCCACGGACTGCGTGAAGATATTCGGCCGTTCCTGGTCCAGCAGCGCCGCGGTTCTGCCCTCAGCCCGCGCTTTTTCGTATATCTGGCGCGCCTCTTCGCGTTTCTTTATCTGTCCCTTAATGACCCGGTCCGCCACGGTCAGCGTCATCTCGTTGACCGCGGCGTTCTCCGGCAGGGGGAACACGTAGACCGCTTCTATCGGGCCATCTGCCGGGTTGCTGAACACCTGAGTGACCCTGACTTCAGCCACTAAGCCCGAGATCTCGGCCTTTACTTCGGTATGCTTCAGGGGAAGTATCCTCCGGGTATCTGTTCCGGCGTCCACCACCTGGAG
The sequence above is a segment of the Elusimicrobiota bacterium genome. Coding sequences within it:
- a CDS encoding VIT domain-containing protein, translated to MKLIAQVRKALVAAAVLALNPAAFAQPQDLGEGSLQVVDAGTDTRRILPLKHTEVKAEISGLVAEVRVTQVFSNPADGPIEAVYVFPLPENAAVNEMTLTVADRVIKGQIKKREEARQIYEKARAEGRTAALLDQERPNIFTQSVANIPPGHEIRVTLKYIQDLAYDHGEYKFVFPMTVGPRYIPGEKTGKTGDGWSDDTDQVPDASRITPPVVKPGERSGRDISVEVRLDAGVPVRNIRSSSHEITVKSGGPAKAEITLAPEDRIPNKDFLLTYEPEVKMAAAAVIAHKDGKEGYLTLMLQPGADFPLTQVTPKELVLALDVSGSMSGFPVETAKETALRCLEGMNPGDTFQIMSFASGNQLYFEKPLKNTPLNVARGRAVINGLNGGGGTEMLDALRNALEFPKDPERLRIVLFMTDGYIGDEARILAFIKEHLNNSRIFPLGVGSSPNRYLLEEMAVMGKGTVQYVRQDGKPAKLEKVIERFYDRISRPVLTDLSVDWNGLDVSDVSPGFIPDLFAGQPLLIHARYEKSGSAPVLLKGKMMGKPWKMSVNVNLAEKEPGNGAMGPLWARSRITELERLSYRKEDPDARERIIQLALAHKLVTRYTSFVAVDESSAPAKGKKPMVVPVESELPEGTRYEGFFGAGLSGSSAASARGAFAQAKFASANVPAPAGNGTGSGGGFAASPWQGNAKPGAKGPEAPAAGENLVAGLAGELLAAPSPRLLRKLVSLQDSSGAFCEPDGRKASAADQALALLALAKAKSVLGSDADAALQKVWGFLRGISPAGLNGREAVIKALKGSRHWTSGGVQRELAALSAVLEKLK